The stretch of DNA TCCTGTACTTTACACAGATTCCCTGTCTGCGCGCGTCCTCCTGTCCACAGCGTCTGtctggtgcatgtgtgtgggagTGTTTCGAATTCGATTGGGTTGTTGGCACGTTACCTCCTGCCGTGCAGCTCTTTCACAAAGTGTCCCAGGACACCTACAATCTTAATGACTCCTACAGTCCTCCACTgcccatgttttatttattggaaCAGGCCCATAATGTATTTATGTTATTCATAGGAACGGGTGACTGAAACACAGGCTTCAGTTGAGCCGCGCCTCTTAGGATCTCATAATGAAGGTGTAAATCAGGGAGCAGAATGTGGGTTTTCGCTCTTCCCTAGCTGTGTTTTCAGTAATGAATCGATAATACCTGTTATTTCCAAACCTGCCTCCCCACCACTCTCCATTTTTCCTAATTTCCTCCCCTCTTATCGTCTCTCTCCGACCCCTCTCCCCAGAGGTTTGAGCACTCGGCGAAGCTCCGGCGGAAGATCACTACATACGTTTCCTTCCCTCTAGAGTTGGACATGACTCCTTTCATGGCATCCAGGTAAATGTCTGCTCAGCGAGCCTTTTACCGCACTTGCAGCAGCTCATTAATCACAGCGGCACTAATATTGCTGGTGTCTTGTGCTGATGTACAGCCCGACGCGTATGTGTTGTAAACCAGACCCGCATTCATCTGTGGCACAATGTTGTTAAACGCTCTAAAAATACACCCCAGCTTTTCATAGAGTGTGCAGCAGCAGTCACACCCCACCCCTGTGGTTGTAGCATCCATTCAACTCTGTGCCCAGGCAGAAGCATCATTAAGCAGCAGTGACAGGAAATACACCAGGTCCAGACGCGGGGTCCTTCTGCCACCTAGCGGTTGTGTGACGTAGTGCTTCAGTGTTTCCTAAACCGTTTTTGTCTCTTGGTCCTCTGCAGTAAAGAGAGCAGAATGAACGGACAGTACCAACAGACGGTCGAGGTGTTAAACAACGATAATAAGTGAGTACTTTCTGGATGACACCTCCATCACCAAAGAATCTACACAAAAATCAAGAGCCTTTTGTTTATGTTTAAACCTGTGACTGTTACGATAGGCAGATatattttacatctttttttttgctctgcagATATTCCTTGTTTGCCGTGGTCAACCACCAGGGCACGTTAGAGAGCGGCCATTACACCAGCTTCATCCGCCAGCACAAGGACCAGTGGTTCAAATGCGATGATGCCATAATCACCAAGGCCAGCATTAAAGATGTTCTCGATAGCGAAGGGTAAGAACACCAGCGCCAGAGGTCAGAACAGTACAGAGGTCAGCAGAATCCAACCTGGACTGTGTGTTCTCCTCAGGTATCTCTTGTTCTACCATAAACAGTTCCTGGAGTACGAGTAGAACCGTTGATGGAAGAACACCAAGAACCGCGAGAGTTGTGGGGAAAAGGACggaacccaaacacacaaacctacCTGAAACTGTTTGACTTAAACAGTCGGCTCCTCCGGCTccagaggacaaaaaaaaagagtaaatgaTAACATGCAGAATCAAACAAGCACTGAGCTACTTCTTGGCATCTACTTGACAAACCtgaatgaagaagaggaggaagagtgggaggacAAGGTCAGGCTGGAGGGGGAGGCCCGCGCCCCCCCCATCCGCTGCAGGGGAGTCCGAGCATGATCGATGGGCACACCTggattcttttctttctcctagTATTCACACACTcgcctccaccttcctcccatGGTGCTTTCATTTCGACTGACCAAGCATTTAAAACGAGACACGTGTGTCGTCATATGCATCCCAGGACTGAAGACGCTCCTGCCGCACGCCACTGAGAGCAGGACGGGTGTGTCGGGGCGCTCTGCTCCTTTGTGAAATACTCTTTGAATCCAGTACACTTATGTTTTAGGAGCACAGAGGTGATGGGAGAGCTCAGACGCTAAAAAAGGCAGCGTCTCCGGAGGTGCTGCCATGGAAACGAAGCAGATTTGGACCCGAGTGctcacattttattatttacgTGTCGAGTCGTTTGTAAGTCTGGTCGGGGGCAGgatatatctatttttttaagTCGTTCGGATGAATTATTGAGTCGTTTTGTTTACCCGCGGTTTCCTCGTCTTCGGTTTACGGCACAGCCGGAGAcgttcctttttttgtttctttctttctttctttgcagaCATATTATACTTTCATTCTTGTGGAATTGTGGGTATAATGACGACGATTAAATTCGCTCACGTTCCGGCAGTTTTGTAGATGCCGAATGTGGGCCGGGCATTCTGAGGAGACGGCTGCGGGCGGCGGCGGGCGAGGCTGCGGAACACCTCGGTTCGCGTCACGGACCACTTCAGATGCCTGAGCAGGACATCGAAAGAGCACGTGACTGCACGTGACTGGGCTCCTGGCCTCAGCATATGTGAAAAAACCCGCCATCGGCGACGCCTGCGGGCCTTTACCGCGCTGTTTTCAGAGGCGGGAAGATGATGATGTGAGCTATAAATACACTCAGAGGGAGGCTAAAACACACTGCACATATACGGGCACGGTGTGACCACAGGCCGGCTGTGAATCCATcttctccatggcaaccgtgGCTGCTGCATAAGTGGTGTGTGTTGCCTCTGCAGTGCAGCAAACCCAGTTCTCTGTCCAATCAGTACGCtgtctcaaacacacacccgcGTCAGGGTGTTGCTGTCTGTTTGGTTTCtcgtttttgtgtgtgtgtgcgcgcgcgcgtgtctGTTGAATTCAAGTGTTTACTCGGTTATCAGATGAGGGCTCTAACCAATCACATGTCCACGCCACCTCAGAACCACGAACCCCGCTTGTTAAAGAGCTGCTCTGTCATTTTGCACCCACGTGCACATCCTTGAGCCCACTGCGGACCCTCGGCCCGAGGGCAGCGGGCGAATCAAAGATACTAGGGTCTGTGTCTCGGAGAAGCCAAGGCCGCCCGAGGACATTCAGGGATGTAGCTGAAACGATAAGAAAGAGCAGAGCTTCATTATCCGTTTCAGTGATTAAACTTGGAAAAAAACTGGAATATGTGTGccgtcttttttcccctcttcccgTCATCTTCAGGGCTTCTCTTACCTCGGAAGAAACACACGGGCTGTTATTTATAGAGATGGactgcaaattaaaataaatgttcaacTTGAACTCTTCCGGAGTTTGCAAGCGCTCGCTTTACTCTGGCGCCCCCGTGTGGACAAACGAATTCTGCGTTTAGAAAAACAACCTTCGTGCGCCTTCAGTGAGCCTCTAATAATAAACTACGTGATATGATGCAAAACTAACCAACATCATTAAATTCTCAACTGACTGATAGATCCATATTCTTAATAGGGTGAAGAAACATACTAGTTTATGAATGTATCTTTTATTCATGCACCTTTTCGGTGATGGAACACTTCCACAATATTAAACATGGCAGAAGTCATTCAACATGCAGATCACGTGACTATCAACCAATaaattgtttttcttctacCGGCTCATCAGAGCTGACAAACCCAAGTTCAGGTTCTTCCTCGGACGTCCCAGCAGCACCGCTAAGACAGTTTGACCTCAGTCGGAGCTGGCGCTCGGACAGCGTTGTGCTCGAGAGCAGGTAGCAACTACAGAGGTGAGTCTGATGCAAACACTGACTACATTTACATCTGGGGCGATTGTTGTGATAATCAGTGTAACCATGGCAGCAACAGTATCGCTCACATGATGCTGAATATGCACATCAATAACACGCTTTTCTTTATATTCTCGGGAGACCGGTGAGTGGAGATCAATGCAGCAAAAGATCAGCATGGTGTGCACGTTATTTATGACCTGTCATGTGATTCAGCGAGTGTTGAACACCGGAGATGGAGTGTTGTGTGTTCTAGCCCTTCACAAATTCACATCCGTCAGAAACAAAATGCCTCAAATTACATCCGAAAGGTCAACGTGCACAGAGAGACACCCGACAGAAATAAGAGACACATCCAAAATCTGCAACACAAAggtcagcagagagaaaattacatttaaacattcagggtttttttttcctttttaacaaTATTTGACACTGTAAAAGCTGATCCACCAATCAGCAACAAGAACGGGGGAAATACGGTAATTATGGTAAAAACAGGCATTTGTGTAAATGCTCATAAAGACGCCTCGTAGCCACGTTGCTAACGACTTCCTGTacagatatttacatttacCGGAGAACTACACGAGCACACCTGATATTTGTGCGCAACACTGAACAAAGAAAGCCGTGAACGACAGCCACAAACCTGCAGAGAAGATTTCAGAGGCAGCATTTATTTACAGGAGAACAGAACAAATCAGGCTTTAATATACAGGCGTAGCACACAGCTGAGGGACGCAGGTGTGTTTAAGCTGATCAATGCGTCCCCAGAGACGCCATCGGGCGGGAAAGGGACGACTTCTCAGatgctggtctgcaggtctCCGTTCAGCAGGGTGCTCCTGGTCTCGGTCGGGTCGTTAATCATGCGTGATTTATCCTGCCGGCTGTCGCTGCGCTCCGCCTCGTCCAGCCCGCCGACCTTCTGCAGACACAGCACGTTCTGGAAGCTCTTCTTGAAGTTCTCCGACAGGAAGGCGTAGAGGATGGGGTTGGCGCAGCTGTTGGCGTAGCCCAGCACCACCACGAAAGCGAAGGTGCTCCTCAGGACGTGCGTGGCGCTGATGCTGCCCGTCACCGAGGTGACGTTGAAGACGTAGAACGGCAGCCAGCAGAGGACGAACACGGCCACCACGATGGACACCATCCGCGTCACCTTCCGCTCCGAGCGCTTCCTCTTGGAGGAGCCCACGCGGATGCCGGACGACTTCACCttgacgatgatgaagacgtAGCAGAGGCTGATGACCAGCAGGGGCAGGAAGAAGCCCAGGATGAAGGTGTAGATCATAAAGGCGGTGTAGTAGGCCTCCTCGGGCTCGGGCCACACGATGGTGCAGAAGCACCCGTCCTGCTTGGTGATGATCCCGCTGTAGATGACGATGGGCAGGTTGACCACCAGCGACGCCCCCCACACGGCCACGTTAATGGTCTTGGCCACGCGCGGCTTCCGCCACTTGGTGGACTTGATGGGGTGCACCACGGCCAGGTAGCGGTCGATGCTCATCACCATCAGGCAGAAGATGGACGTGAACTGGTTGAGGGAGTCGACGGTCATCACCACCCTGCAGAGCACCGGCCCGAACGGCCAGTGCACCAGCGCCAGCTGGATGGCGATGAAGGGCAGGCCCAGCATGAAGAGCACGTCGGCCACGGCCAGGTTCAGGATGTAGATGTTGGTGACCGTCTTCATCTTGGCGTAGCGCAGGATGACGTAGATGACCAGGGCGTTGCCGCAGAGACCCACGGCGCACACCAGGAAGTACATGCACGTGATGACCACCGTGCTGGTCTTGTTCAGGCTGTGGTCGGTGCGGTTGGCGTGGAGCTCGGACCCGTTGGCCTGCTCGAAGCCGTCGTACATGAGGTGGTCCGACAGGTTGAGGGGAGACGGTGGCAGGATCCAGGCGTCCATGGCATCGCACCTGCACATGCAGAGACCCGTCAGAGACCCGGCAGAGACCCGTCAGAGACCCGGAGACGGCAGCGCCGCTCTCATCTCCTCCCATCCCTCCTCTACGCCACGTCGATCCGAGCATCGATTCCCGTATTTCCCAGGGGGGAAATGGAGTCGGAGTCCTCATTTCTGATTCTTTCTCTAATTAAAATGAGCGCTGGTGCGTGACAGCGTTGAAGCCGGctcgtttgtttgttgtttcatCTCCGGAGAGGCCGGACCCGACCGAGCGGGCGCATAAAGACGGAGAACCCAGGGGAGCACGCTCCGGGTCCCGGCGCTGCCCGGGGAAATCGCCCTGCCGCCATAATCGCCCCTCGGGGAAATATTCGCCCTTCAGGAGATCTTCCGGCTTATCTGAGATATTCTACCGGTttttaagggggggggcagccttaGTCATGGAATGAGGCGAGCAGAGCCGACAGCGTCCCCACGGGCAGATGGAGCCTGTTGCTGCTCACAGGAGggctgacaggcagacagacaggcaggcagacaggcaggcaggcaggcaggcaggcaggcaggcaggcaggcaggcaggcagacagacaggcaggcaggcagggaggcaggcaggcagacaggcagacagacaggcaggcagacaggcagaaagacaggcagaaagacaggcaggcaggcaggcaggcagacaggcaggcaggcagacaggcaggcaggcagacagacaggcaggcaggcaggcaggcagaaagacaggcaggcagacaggcaggcaggcagacaggcaggcaggcagaaagacaggcaggcagacaggcaggcaggcaggcaggcagacaagaAAGATGAATTTATATTTCTAACTTGTTAAAATTCGAATGAATTGTCACAGCTGATGATCTGTTTGAAAATATCCGCTGTTAATTGTCACTTTAAAATTGTGCAACAGGTCAGTTTgggaaaactgaaaaatgcacTTTTCCCTCCGGAACCAAAATTAAGTTGAATCTCTTTGTGGCGGAagcgcagctcctgcaggaacgTGACAGGTTCCCCAACATGCAGACAGAAGAACGTTGGAACGAGATGGAAACAGTTTCCCAAAAGCCCACCAACGCATCTTACCTGGAACTCCAGGAATCGCGTCCGCGTCCGCGCGGCAGCTTTACAGCAGATGTGTCGCCTCCAACTTTGGCCGCGCCGCCATCGGAGTGATGGGAAATGAGAAACCTCTGCTAATATCTCCTCTATGAAGGGACGGCGGAACATGCGCCGCGCACGAGGCGAACAGGGTCGGACAGGTGGGACGATCGCGGACGCGCTCGCCTGTGCGCGACGCTGCGACGCGCAGACTGAagtggagaggacaggagagagcgCGCAGATGTGTTCAGGGACTCAcgggaggatgagagaggaccTGAGCAAACTGGGCACAATCTGCCTTTTTATGACCTCctgatggaagtgtgtgtgtgtgtgtgggggggggtcttttacGTCTGTGCTGCGTAACGTAAAGTTTTGAGGAATTCCGGGAATTCTGCTCTTTGCCTGATGTTTTATGGATTTAACTACCAATTAATACATCGCAAAGAGACTTTAAATGAGGGCTCGTGTTCTGTAAACCCTTTGAAATGAGTTACTTCACATTTTGGCCATTGGGGGCAGCAGCGAGCACAATTTATTCGTTAATAAGCGCGTGTACGTGTGTCCTTTTTCACGGTAGCAGAGAGGTTACCATCATCTTCCTGCATGACATAAACCAAGTGGTGCATCCATGCGGTTGCCATGGTGCTAACATGAGCTAACAAGTGAAGAGGGAAAAGctcattttttcctctcctgaACTGGGAACCAGCCGCGATTCTTTACCCGGAGGTTGAGCAATCGCACCTCGTCGTAAACGCTTTCAATTCCGGCTGAGGAACAACAGGTGTTGTTAGCACTGATGGATTTGCTAATCAAGCTGTGGCTCACAGCCACAGATTTGCTGCTAATGGCTCCcgcgtgtgtgttcagcagcttTTATGCGACCGCTTCTTCTCAAAGGCCGTATTGATTTAGATATTATGTCTGCATCCCGAATGAAACCAGTATGAGCGCCTCATCCCGCTGTCGGGACCCACGCATCATTAAACCATCAATCCCAGCAGGAAGTGCCCTGAGAACAGGGGAACCTTTGGCGGACAGGCCGCGGCGAGCGCCGCCTGTCTGAAATCAGACGTGACCGTGTTGCTTTTGTGGACGTTTGCAATCAAACCAGACGTATTTTTGTAGAGGAATCAATAACTCGGGGAGTGAAAATGTGGGTGAATTAAAGCATTACTCAGGTATGAGGAGCTTTCCTTCTGACCATCCATTTTACTTCCTGTCCAGGCTAATTGATAAACAATTATAGTTGCCACGGGCAGCTGTGAATCAAGCTAATGCCGTTAGCATTTTTGCACCGATGGCGAGAGAAACACATTAACCAGGATTTCTGGAAAACACGGAGCAGGAAAAGAAATCACCTCTGAGTACGAGTGCGGTGCTAGCCAGGGGCTTCGGGTGACTTTCCCGCCAAAATTTAAACtatataatgtaaaaaaaataaccccaaaacagcactctcacacacccacaatgGACCTGTAGTTCAACTGTGCAATTTATCACAGATTCCATCGGGGTAGACCGAGCCCGCGCAGGTCGCTAGCATACATTAGCGCCAGCTGTTGCTATTCTGTTGAGTGTGTTTAACGCGGCCTAAATGGACTCTCAGGGAAAACGAGTCTCCCTCtataattatttattcatccctTTTTGTCCCATTAACAGTCAAACTCCTCGTATCGCTGCGTCCCTTCTACATCCCGAGTGACCAAAGCAGCGGCGTCTGCCAGGAATCAAAGCCCGTCGCATTGATTAGATCCTTCTGTCCTTTTTTGGACcggttttcttttcatttcagtgaAACAAACCaatcaaaatgcaaatgaagccTCGGGACGCGCTCCGGTATTCCCTGTGCGTCAGCCGCCTTTGAGCTCGGCAGCCAACTCGCAACCTTTACATGCACGTGTGTTTTTAGCGCTGATTCTGATGTTTGGGGTGCAGATTTAGCGACACACGTGACGCAGTgggccgagccgagccgagccgagctcTCGACTGGTCCCAGGCGCCGCGGCGTCTTCCCGCCTCATTTTGGGATGGCGGCCTGTTCCGGCCCGGCTGCCTTTGTGCCACCTGTGGCCAACTCTCGAATTCGTCTTGAAGCCAGCTGAAATTGTGGGAGAGATTCAGAAAACTCACTCGTAGCGGCGTTTCGCCACTCGCCGGACCTGAGAGCGCCGCACGCCTCGGATCAATTCTGCTTCCTATATGTTCGCCAGGAGAGCCCTCACAGCGCGTCTCCAACCCCGACTTGAGAGTATGGATTAAgctgtggaccccccccccacccgaagcTGCTGTGCTCTAATCCCACAAAGCTGAAATTGCTTTTCATTCTTCCCTTCAGAGCTCAGAGATAATAGATAATAGCTCTCGGGGGAACTCAGGCGTCCACTCGCGTTTGGCAGGTAGGATGTATCACACGGAGCTGACAGGTGcgctacacgcacacacacacacgcgtccTCGGTTATGTGTGACTCAGCACAGCTACGTGACCATGAAGGGCTCGTCTTCACACCTACCGAGGAACCAAGTCTGGGCTAAAGTTGCTTCGCTATTTTTTAGCATTGCTGTGTGAATAATCAGTTAGCGTAGCGCGCTACACCGTTAAACCTCTTCTGGGAAAACGTCCTCCTCTAATGCCACTTATTTACTGTGCTTAAGTCCGCAGCAGATCTTTGGACTGACACCAGTTGCTCCCAGTCCCTCAGACTGGACCCCCTTCCCTCCTGATACCTCCATTTCCCCCCCGACTGTTGCCGGGGCCGGGATGAGGATGTACAACGCATATACATTTCATTAATAAACTGCCGTCGGACTGTCAGGAAATCGATGGGGTGAATAACGCGACACTCCGACCGGCACGCCGCCCTGCATCCCAGATTAGCGAAGCCGTAAGAGGGTAATAGAATCGGAGCAGTGATTTGTTAGCGTGGCGCCGTGGATGGCGGTGGGCGTAAAAATGTGGGCGGTTTGTCACAGGGGCCCGTGCGCGTGTCTGGAATGCAAATATCCGCATATTAAACAGCCGAACACAAATGGGACTGCTGGTTTTCTCCTCCTGGTCCGTTCCTCAGCGCACGTTTCATCGGCCTCTGGCGGCTAATGCGGACGCCCTGCCTTCCACATTAGGGGCTACTGGGTTGATGGAGGCTCCTCCATGGCTCGGGGCAGCTGGAGCACATTTTCGGATGCGTTCGGGCGTGTGAGTGTGACAGGTCAAGATGGTCTGAAGCACCTCATTCTGGATCTCATCCGTCTGCCGTCTCTCGAGTCGCTGATTAATTCGAGCGGCTCCTCGTGTCACCTGAGtgcaaaataatgattaaacaaAGTTGTGAGAGGTGAGAATGATAATGACAACACGGCAGCCAGCAGAACCTGCACTTACAGTTCATTTGAGGATCCTCTCAGGCAAAGAGAtggtaaaaacaaatgaaaaaaaaaaaaggtggtttCTGTGCTGCTTCTTTGCGCTAACGCTGAAGAAGCCTTACAGCTACGCAGCTGTCTGGATGTCTGAAATGAcgtgttttattcatttttactATTTGCACCCCCATGACCCTGCAGGGATTATCAGTGGCGCCCGTGGATGTGCATATTCATTTAGCTCAAATGCCACTGCCGCGTGTCTCTTGCTTGCATAGAAACAGGAAAACCTCCATCAACAGCAGGAAGAAAGTGGATTTTCTGCATTATTTGCAAGTCTTTGCATCAGATCCTTTCAGATACCCCAGTTAGCAACAAAAGCTACATTAACCCCACCTGtctgagggtgggggtgggggtggggataTACTGGGTCTGCAATACTGGTGAGGCGAGCAGTAACAGCTACATGGGTGTTGGGACGTAGTTGCCTAAATATTAATAGTTGTTGTTGCTAGTTAACGTCCCTAGTGACACCATTCAGACTAGCTAGGTTTCTGctagaaaatgaaaaaggtgaTCAGCAGATTCTGCCTCCACATACAGAGCCAGGTAGAAGAGCTTGGTTACCGCGTCACCTTAGTAACCACGTATGTGCACGCTAACCATGCAGACAGGTTTCATCTGTCTCTGGAGCACAGTTCGCTACTGTCGCTGGGCTCACCTCAGTCGCGCGCGATGGCACCAGCGGTTGCTAACCGTCGCCATTAACGGGGTGCTAGCAAACATTAAAGTTGCTCTCCTGTCAGCTGTCGTAGAAAACCCAGAGCAGGGAATCGACCCCACAACCTTCCCGCTGAGAAATGACTGATCACAAAGAGAAAACCTTTGGGGATTTTAACAGGAAGGGGTTGGGACATCGGCGTATTGCCGTGTGTGTCCGTCACCTTAGACTTCTTCAGCAGTCATTCCgatggggtggtggggggggggggggttattcgATTATAATAAACAAATGGTGTCTTCACAGTATCTCAGACAACACCTGCTAACATATTCAGGTCCCTCGTGTCTCCTGTATCAGGGCAGATGGCAGTAAAAGGCGTGTTGTCCCTCTCAGATGGAGCCTGCAGCAACACATCCTGTTtcaatgagccccccccccccccacacacacacacacacaggctcctaATCAACACTAAGTATTGAACAGACAGAGCAGACTGTCGCTGCTGGAACCTGTAAACCAgccaccacctcctcacaccgcagtcacatgaccccccccccccccccgtgccgAACACGTGTGGGCCGACAACCCGTGTGGATCCTGCTCTGATGGATCCGGGATGTTCTACGTTCCATCCTTATTTCCATCTTTTAAGCGGGTCGTGACACAAATGAGAGCAGATGTTCCGCTGTGAGCCAGAATAATCCGGACGCGcggatttctgccttttttaagGTTCTGTGTCTGATTCGATTAAATTCCGCCTGAACACAGTTAATCTGTGCTGTAATCCGCCCTAATCTGCCCTGCTGCCCCGTTCCAGCCGCCTTTGACCTGCTCCACAAACGTCAGGAGAAAAGTGACGGAACCACGACCCAAAGACGGGAATTCCCACCCTGGAATCAGAACATTTGAACCCAATAAACGAGAGCCTAAATCCACGCGTCACACGTGTTATTGGCTCCATTAATAATGCATTAAtaacatcagcagcaccatcatAATCACATTTGATGTCTTTATAATTAGATTACTGCTGAAgattctcaccactagatgccGCCAAACCTTCTATATGGGTCAGTTATGTCTAAGACACGCGTGGACGTCAGGAGTAATGATGCAAACCCTGGAAAATCCAAGAAttccatcttctttttttactacTTAAAACACCCGCAACTGATGAAGCAGCCCAACAAAACTCCGTTCTGACTCCAGCAGACTTCATGTTCCATAACGGCTCCCGTCCTTGACGAGCGAGCGTTTATTCCTTATTAATGATAAATGATGTATCGGTTGGTTCCGGGTGAGAATGAATCATTTATCAGCCACTAATTACGGTGATCAATTACAGCACCGCGGGAACGTATTGATAAGGGGGCCGAACCTGCAGTAACGAGCGAGATCTGAAGTCACCCGTGTTCCCtgttatcaccccccccccacacacacacacacacacacacacactcacacacacacacacacactcacacacaccccggcagcagcagcatttataCATGTGCACGCTGCCGTTCATCAGTGCTGATTGTAATGGCCACCGGACTGGTGTGTAGCTGCTGATGGATGCTAATGTTTATGCCTTAGCATGTTCTGGGGAtcaaaccgtgtgtgtgtgtgtgtgtgtgtgtgtgcacgcgtgtgtgtgtgtaatgggtTGGGGGTTAGGAAACACCCACATATTTAGGTAAATGGTGCTTTGAATACTCGGAGAGGAGGGGAACATCTGTCTGTATCATTAGCAGAAAGGACAACCTGCATTATTCatttcatccatccctccaagTCTTTGCcgcttgtttatttatttgtttacctTCCGGCCAGCTCGCGGGGCATAATTGTTTGTTCATAACGGTGCGGCAGAGCGGAGAGGAGGGTTGAGGTCTTTGTTATTTCGGACTCCAGCGGAGGACCGTTTTAATCCCAAAGAGCCCCGTAAACATCAAAGTTTACTATTGAACATCAAGTAATGATCAAAATTCTGTTTACTAAT from Takifugu flavidus isolate HTHZ2018 chromosome 18, ASM371156v2, whole genome shotgun sequence encodes:
- the LOC130514779 gene encoding somatostatin receptor type 2-like encodes the protein MDAWILPPSPLNLSDHLMYDGFEQANGSELHANRTDHSLNKTSTVVITCMYFLVCAVGLCGNALVIYVILRYAKMKTVTNIYILNLAVADVLFMLGLPFIAIQLALVHWPFGPVLCRVVMTVDSLNQFTSIFCLMVMSIDRYLAVVHPIKSTKWRKPRVAKTINVAVWGASLVVNLPIVIYSGIITKQDGCFCTIVWPEPEEAYYTAFMIYTFILGFFLPLLVISLCYVFIIVKVKSSGIRVGSSKRKRSERKVTRMVSIVVAVFVLCWLPFYVFNVTSVTGSISATHVLRSTFAFVVVLGYANSCANPILYAFLSENFKKSFQNVLCLQKVGGLDEAERSDSRQDKSRMINDPTETRSTLLNGDLQTSI